A genomic region of Trichothermofontia sichuanensis B231 contains the following coding sequences:
- a CDS encoding AmpG family muropeptide MFS transporter, whose translation MNRTIVETIAAALKVFESRKMSALLFLGIASGLPLFLTSRTLQAWMTLEGLNLAAIGLFSLVSLPYSLKFLWSPLLDRFAPPFLGRRRGWLAITQVCLVGAIALMALQRPEQTLQLLAINALAIAFFSATQDIAADAYRTDVLEPLEMGAGAAVFVLGYRLALLITGSFALILADQLSWPIVYLLMAGLMLLGVAATGWAPEPTHPGQPPASLTQAIVLPFQEFCQRLGGLRTFSVLLFIVLFKLGDALVNNMATPFLLKIGFSQTDIGAIQGGMGLVATIVGTLVGGGLLSKLGINRSLWLFGGLQALSNFAYLGLSLLGPNYAFMVLTINVENFCAGLGTAAFVAFLMSLCNHRFSATQYALLSSLMAVSRDVLVAPAGWLAAQVGWSLFFALSVVMALPGLLLLPVFAPWNQLHPIAAITDMPPAPPRNEP comes from the coding sequence TTGAACAGAACCATTGTGGAAACAATCGCCGCCGCCCTCAAAGTTTTTGAAAGCCGCAAAATGTCGGCATTACTCTTCCTAGGGATCGCATCGGGGTTACCCCTGTTTTTAACCAGCCGGACCCTACAAGCCTGGATGACGCTAGAGGGCCTGAATTTGGCCGCGATCGGTCTCTTTAGCCTGGTTAGCCTCCCCTACTCCCTAAAATTTCTCTGGTCGCCCTTGCTCGATCGCTTTGCACCCCCCTTCCTCGGTCGGCGTCGGGGCTGGTTGGCCATTACCCAGGTCTGTCTGGTGGGGGCGATCGCCCTCATGGCCCTGCAACGCCCCGAACAAACCCTTCAATTGTTGGCAATCAATGCGCTTGCGATCGCCTTTTTCAGCGCAACCCAGGATATTGCTGCCGATGCCTATCGAACGGATGTGCTAGAACCTCTGGAAATGGGGGCCGGGGCTGCTGTGTTTGTTCTAGGGTATCGGCTTGCCCTCTTGATCACCGGCTCCTTTGCCCTCATCCTAGCCGATCAACTCTCCTGGCCGATTGTCTACCTCCTTATGGCTGGGTTGATGCTTTTGGGCGTCGCGGCAACCGGGTGGGCACCGGAACCCACGCATCCCGGTCAACCTCCGGCGTCCCTAACCCAGGCGATCGTCCTGCCCTTTCAGGAATTCTGCCAACGCCTCGGTGGCCTTCGGACCTTCTCAGTGCTGCTGTTTATTGTGTTGTTTAAGTTGGGAGATGCCTTGGTCAATAATATGGCCACGCCCTTTCTGCTCAAAATTGGGTTCAGCCAAACTGATATTGGGGCGATCCAGGGGGGGATGGGCCTAGTGGCGACGATCGTGGGCACCCTCGTCGGGGGAGGATTACTCAGTAAGTTAGGCATTAATCGATCGCTGTGGCTCTTTGGGGGACTCCAGGCCCTGAGCAACTTTGCCTATTTGGGCCTATCCCTGCTGGGACCCAATTATGCCTTTATGGTCTTGACCATTAATGTTGAAAACTTCTGTGCTGGCTTAGGAACCGCAGCCTTTGTGGCCTTTCTCATGAGCCTGTGCAATCATCGCTTTTCCGCCACCCAATATGCCCTACTCTCCAGTTTAATGGCCGTCAGCCGGGATGTTTTAGTGGCCCCCGCTGGCTGGCTGGCAGCCCAGGTGGGGTGGTCCCTATTTTTTGCTTTGAGCGTAGTGATGGCGCTGCCGGGATTACTGTTGCTCCCTGTGTTTGCTCCCTGGAACCAGCTGCACCCGATCGCGGCGATCACGGATATGCCGCCTGCCCCCCCCCGGAATGAGCCCTAG
- a CDS encoding calcium-binding protein yields MASLPSTPCDTSINDPRPEVATSEASLPDDLPGDGSGGRNPSRSSNLNGTPNPDNLRGTNGPDLIYGRLGNDTLAGLGNNDTLYGGKNDDLLTGGDGDDQLYGDLNNDTLFGEGGNDRLRGGKNDDSLIGGAGSDALYGDRGNDTLIGVDPNADTPGRGEIDTLLGGEGADYFPMGANGKVFYDGDGNGNVSTGFAWIQDFDVNADILQLPATQRTSFRLAPPPAGFAGNALYLGDELIAVIVRDCGCPGFSLDANYVEFV; encoded by the coding sequence GTGGCCAGCCTTCCTAGTACCCCCTGTGACACCAGTATTAATGATCCCCGCCCAGAAGTGGCGACCAGTGAAGCGTCCCTACCTGACGACCTACCAGGGGACGGTAGCGGGGGACGGAACCCCAGCCGTAGCAGTAATCTCAATGGCACCCCCAACCCCGACAACCTGCGGGGAACCAATGGGCCAGATCTGATCTACGGACGCCTGGGTAATGACACCCTCGCGGGACTAGGGAATAATGACACGCTCTACGGCGGGAAGAACGATGATCTGCTCACGGGCGGGGACGGAGACGATCAGCTATACGGTGATCTCAACAATGACACCCTCTTCGGCGAGGGGGGCAACGATCGCCTGCGGGGCGGTAAAAACGACGATAGCCTGATCGGCGGTGCGGGGAGCGATGCCCTTTACGGCGATCGTGGCAACGATACCTTAATTGGCGTGGACCCGAACGCAGATACACCGGGCCGGGGTGAAATCGATACCCTGCTGGGGGGTGAGGGTGCCGACTACTTCCCGATGGGCGCCAATGGCAAGGTGTTTTATGACGGCGATGGCAATGGCAATGTTAGCACCGGCTTCGCCTGGATTCAGGACTTTGACGTCAATGCAGACATTCTGCAACTCCCGGCCACGCAACGAACTAGCTTCCGTCTGGCACCGCCACCTGCCGGGTTTGCGGGGAATGCGCTTTACCTGGGCGACGAACTGATCGCAGTGATTGTCCGGGATTGTGGCTGCCCTGGCTTTAGCCTAGATGCTAACTATGTTGAATTTGTCTAA
- a CDS encoding Fur family transcriptional regulator, which translates to MSTRRTRSQERILSLLKHTQQSLSAKEIYVELRRRQQEVGLATIYRALDALKLEGAVQVRALANGEAVYSLIHTDRHHLTCLQCGNSIPIEDCPVHQLETQLTQLHHFKIFYHTLEFFGLCDRCQTPTTPTVSS; encoded by the coding sequence ATGAGCACCCGACGTACCCGCAGCCAGGAACGCATCCTCTCGTTGCTCAAGCATACCCAGCAAAGCCTTTCAGCGAAGGAAATCTATGTTGAACTGCGCCGCCGCCAACAGGAAGTGGGTCTGGCAACGATCTATCGCGCCCTAGATGCCCTTAAGCTGGAGGGGGCTGTTCAGGTTCGTGCCCTGGCCAATGGGGAAGCAGTCTATAGCCTGATTCACACCGATCGCCACCACCTCACCTGTCTGCAATGTGGTAACTCCATCCCGATCGAAGACTGTCCCGTTCACCAATTAGAAACGCAGCTTACCCAATTGCACCATTTCAAGATTTTCTATCACACCCTGGAATTCTTCGGCCTGTGCGATCGCTGCCAAACCCCAACCACCCCAACCGTTTCCTCTTGA
- a CDS encoding 2,3-bisphosphoglycerate-dependent phosphoglycerate mutase, with protein sequence MATLILIRHGQSLWNAANKFTGWVDVPLSERGRAEATIASCKLREAGYRVQVCFTSMLMRALETAVICLTECDEICGGRIPIIKHAADDPEWHGWDQYEGDPALELPIFPSASLDERYYGELQGLNKAEMAAKYGAEQIQRWRRSFSERPPGGESLEDTLHRTLPFFRDRILAHLKQGDNVLVAAHGNSLRSIIMFLEQLSPEEVPGVELKTGVPIVYDLDLDGQVTDKVILDN encoded by the coding sequence ATGGCAACCCTAATTTTGATTCGACATGGCCAAAGCCTTTGGAATGCCGCCAATAAATTTACGGGCTGGGTGGATGTTCCCCTGAGTGAACGCGGACGGGCAGAGGCAACGATTGCTTCCTGCAAGTTACGGGAAGCGGGCTATCGAGTACAGGTTTGTTTCACCAGTATGCTCATGCGGGCTTTGGAAACAGCGGTAATCTGCTTAACCGAGTGTGATGAAATTTGTGGGGGGCGCATTCCCATTATCAAACATGCAGCCGATGACCCAGAATGGCACGGTTGGGATCAGTATGAGGGGGATCCAGCCTTGGAATTGCCGATTTTCCCCAGTGCCAGTTTAGATGAACGCTATTACGGCGAATTACAAGGGCTGAATAAGGCTGAAATGGCGGCAAAGTACGGTGCTGAGCAAATTCAACGCTGGCGGCGCTCCTTCTCAGAACGACCGCCAGGGGGCGAAAGCCTAGAGGATACCCTGCATCGCACGCTTCCCTTTTTCCGCGATCGCATTCTCGCCCACCTCAAGCAGGGGGATAATGTCCTAGTGGCAGCCCACGGTAATTCCCTGCGATCGATCATCATGTTTCTGGAGCAACTCAGTCCGGAGGAGGTCCCTGGGGTAGAGCTGAAAACGGGTGTGCCGATTGTTTATGACCTGGATCTCGACGGTCAGGTAACCGACAAAGTTATCCTCGATAACTAG
- the moaC gene encoding cyclic pyranopterin monophosphate synthase MoaC, whose protein sequence is MSVPDRTASPLEYPPSAASTPHPDISLTHLDRQGQAQMVDISGKPPSQRRAIAGGRVRMQPETFAAIAAGNVPKGDVLATARLAGIMAAKQTAQLIPLCHPLPLQQVEVTIQPDADLPGYQIRAEVATKAETGVEMEALTAVSVAALTLYDMAKALEKSIVIEAIALIHKSGGKSGDYSLPDS, encoded by the coding sequence ATGTCAGTTCCCGATCGCACAGCGTCTCCCTTAGAGTATCCCCCCTCTGCCGCGTCTACTCCACACCCGGATATCTCCCTAACCCACCTCGATCGCCAGGGGCAAGCCCAAATGGTTGACATATCCGGTAAACCCCCCAGCCAGCGACGGGCGATCGCCGGCGGTCGGGTGCGAATGCAACCGGAAACCTTCGCAGCGATCGCAGCCGGAAATGTCCCCAAGGGAGATGTCCTCGCCACCGCCCGTCTCGCGGGCATCATGGCTGCAAAACAAACGGCCCAATTGATCCCCCTCTGCCATCCCCTACCCTTGCAGCAGGTAGAAGTCACGATCCAGCCGGATGCCGACTTGCCGGGATATCAAATTCGGGCGGAAGTGGCTACTAAGGCCGAAACGGGGGTTGAGATGGAGGCCCTTACCGCTGTCAGTGTGGCTGCCTTGACCCTTTATGATATGGCTAAAGCCCTTGAAAAATCGATTGTGATTGAAGCGATCGCGCTTATCCACAAAAGTGGGGGGAAATCCGGTGATTACTCTCTCCCTGATTCATAG
- a CDS encoding FecR family protein — MRSRICFFAAVTTFSLITAPASLLFPSQGASSQSVPVRVDRWLQLKHLSGRVLFNRGGTSRPAYQGDRLQQVGDGITTEAGAAATLEVDTGIGFVNVAEKTEVRVQSLAVAPDNGRITRLIVPRGQVRLQLRRFTHRGSELEIRTPAGISGVRGTEFGLAVQPNGKTGIATRSGRVETTAQGQSVAVAAGFQNLIVPGEVPSPPVPLRDDTRLRYQIERRIVNDVRYQRLVGQVDPVNTVYVEELPIDVDRNGRFAVDLPLASHLRIRVTVITPLGKKQIHEVVVI, encoded by the coding sequence GTGCGCTCTCGAATCTGTTTTTTTGCCGCTGTAACCACCTTCTCGCTCATTACCGCCCCCGCCAGTCTGCTTTTCCCTAGCCAGGGGGCTAGCTCCCAGTCGGTGCCCGTGCGTGTCGATCGTTGGCTGCAATTAAAGCACCTGTCCGGACGGGTTTTGTTTAATCGGGGCGGTACCAGTCGGCCTGCCTACCAGGGCGATCGCTTACAACAGGTGGGAGATGGGATTACGACCGAGGCAGGGGCCGCTGCCACCCTCGAAGTCGATACCGGCATTGGCTTCGTCAACGTTGCCGAGAAGACAGAAGTGCGCGTCCAGTCATTGGCAGTGGCGCCCGACAATGGTCGCATTACCCGTTTGATCGTCCCCAGGGGGCAAGTGCGGTTGCAATTACGACGGTTTACCCACCGGGGGTCAGAATTGGAAATTCGGACCCCAGCAGGGATTAGTGGCGTGCGGGGGACGGAATTTGGTCTGGCGGTTCAACCCAATGGCAAAACGGGCATCGCAACCCGGAGCGGTCGGGTGGAGACAACAGCCCAAGGGCAGAGTGTAGCAGTAGCGGCTGGCTTCCAGAACTTGATTGTGCCGGGGGAAGTGCCCTCGCCGCCGGTCCCCTTGCGAGACGATACCCGGTTGCGTTACCAGATTGAACGTCGCATTGTGAACGATGTGCGTTACCAGCGGTTAGTGGGTCAGGTTGATCCGGTTAATACCGTATATGTTGAAGAATTGCCGATCGATGTTGATCGCAATGGCCGGTTCGCCGTCGATTTGCCCCTTGCCTCGCACCTGCGAATTCGCGTTACAGTCATTACACCCCTAGGTAAGAAGCAAATCCATGAAGTGGTGGTTATCTGA
- a CDS encoding SPFH domain-containing protein — protein MGGFIFLAFLIFGGSAIIGSVKVISQSEEALVESLGRYKAKLKPGLNFVTPFIDKVVYKETIREKVLDVPKQNCITRDNVAICVDAVVYWRIIDMEKAFYRVENLVQAMQNLVLTQIRAEMGKLELDDTFTARQQVNETLLRELDSATDPWGVKVTRVELRDITPSRAVQDSMELQMAAERRKRAAILTSEGERDAAINTARGEAEARVLDAEARQKATILEAEAQQKAMILHAQAERQEQVLRAQGTSEAVQLITRTLEANPNSREALQFLLAQQYLQMGLKIGTSESSKVMFMDPHSIPATIEGMKAVISGHNAENLPSFDRSAK, from the coding sequence ATGGGAGGATTTATTTTTTTGGCATTTCTCATCTTTGGTGGCTCAGCCATCATCGGCTCAGTCAAGGTCATCAGCCAAAGTGAGGAAGCCCTCGTGGAAAGCCTGGGTCGCTACAAAGCGAAGCTGAAACCGGGTCTCAATTTTGTGACCCCTTTTATCGATAAGGTGGTCTACAAGGAAACTATTCGGGAAAAGGTGCTGGACGTTCCTAAACAAAATTGTATTACCCGCGACAATGTAGCCATTTGTGTGGATGCTGTCGTCTATTGGCGCATTATCGACATGGAAAAAGCCTTCTACCGGGTGGAAAACCTGGTGCAGGCCATGCAAAACCTGGTGCTGACCCAAATCCGGGCCGAAATGGGCAAGCTGGAACTAGACGATACCTTCACTGCCCGACAACAGGTCAATGAAACCCTCCTACGGGAGTTAGATAGTGCGACCGATCCCTGGGGCGTGAAGGTCACACGGGTAGAACTCCGCGATATCACCCCCTCCAGGGCCGTACAGGATTCAATGGAACTGCAAATGGCCGCAGAACGGCGCAAACGGGCAGCAATTCTGACTTCGGAAGGGGAACGGGATGCCGCTATCAACACGGCTCGTGGGGAAGCGGAAGCGCGGGTGCTGGATGCGGAAGCTCGCCAGAAGGCAACCATCCTGGAGGCAGAAGCGCAGCAAAAGGCTATGATCCTCCACGCCCAAGCCGAACGGCAGGAGCAGGTTCTCCGTGCCCAGGGGACCTCGGAGGCAGTGCAACTCATCACCCGGACCCTGGAAGCTAATCCCAATAGCCGAGAAGCCCTCCAGTTTTTGCTAGCCCAACAATACCTACAAATGGGCCTCAAGATTGGTACCAGTGAGAGCAGCAAGGTAATGTTCATGGACCCTCATAGTATCCCGGCCACGATCGAAGGGATGAAGGCAGTCATTAGCGGTCATAATGCTGAGAACCTTCCCAGCTTCGATCGGTCTGCTAAATAA
- a CDS encoding DUF1825 family protein encodes MGFFDSEIVQQEAKQLFEDYQSLIQLGSNYGKFDLEGKKIFIEQMESIMERYRIFMKRFELSEDFMAQMTIQQLKTQLGQFGMTPQQMFDQMHQTLERMKSELPQA; translated from the coding sequence ATGGGATTTTTTGACTCAGAAATTGTTCAACAAGAAGCGAAGCAGCTTTTTGAGGACTACCAGTCCCTCATACAATTGGGCAGTAATTACGGTAAGTTTGACCTGGAGGGTAAAAAGATCTTCATTGAGCAGATGGAGTCAATCATGGAGCGCTACCGCATCTTTATGAAGCGGTTTGAACTCTCGGAAGACTTTATGGCCCAAATGACCATCCAACAACTCAAAACCCAATTAGGCCAATTTGGCATGACCCCGCAACAGATGTTTGACCAGATGCACCAGACTCTGGAGCGGATGAAGTCGGAATTGCCCCAAGCCTAG
- a CDS encoding NfeD family protein yields MSLNLSLVWLLVGAVLCLAELFLPSAFIEFTLGVSALLVAIVALFIPYFTVQFALWIGLSGVLFMLSRRLVPDRKAALKLEGEREAETLTQIPAGEAGRVLYEGSSWRACCEDETLTIPAQQKVYVVGRRGTTLIVMPQALLQSSEP; encoded by the coding sequence ATGTCCCTGAACTTAAGTTTGGTGTGGCTCTTGGTGGGAGCTGTCCTGTGTTTAGCGGAATTGTTCCTACCCTCAGCCTTTATCGAATTTACCTTAGGGGTCAGTGCCCTGCTAGTGGCGATCGTTGCCCTATTCATCCCGTACTTTACGGTCCAATTTGCCCTGTGGATTGGCCTATCCGGGGTGCTCTTTATGTTGTCCCGTCGCCTGGTTCCCGATCGCAAGGCGGCCCTAAAGCTGGAGGGCGAACGGGAAGCCGAAACCCTAACACAAATCCCTGCAGGGGAGGCTGGACGGGTGCTCTATGAAGGGAGTTCCTGGCGCGCCTGCTGTGAAGACGAAACACTAACCATTCCTGCCCAGCAAAAGGTCTACGTAGTCGGGCGTAGAGGCACCACGCTCATTGTGATGCCCCAAGCTCTGCTCCAAAGCTCAGAGCCGTGA
- the pyk gene encoding pyruvate kinase, whose protein sequence is MPSVFSHRTKIVATIGPASASRETIQRLIKAGMSVARLNFSHGSYEDHAQVVHLLRAIAQELDTPITLLQDLQGPKIRVGQLPNGAIDLVTGETLTLVPLADFQGQPHTAAIDYPYLAEEAAPGMQVLIDDGLLALRVESIQGQQVQCRILQGGTLKSRKGVNLPSLDVRLPAMTEKDEQDLEFGLAQGVDIVSLSFVRRADDVRTLKQFLRDRGAADMPVLAKIEKPQAVANLDDILAECDAVMVARGDLGVEVSPEKVPMIQKQIIRACNERSIPVITATQMLESMIHHPRPTRAEASDVANAILDGTDAVMLSGESAVGAFPVQSVEMLARIATAVEPDLRPINHPPAQDDATHALSEALNTIDDILDLHCIVAFTKSGYTAKVAAGERPRAPVVALTPDPKVYHRLNLVWGVKPILIDEEVDSFEALVTQAETQLCQRQLAQAGDRILILGGIPTGIPQGTNFIKLHVINHDL, encoded by the coding sequence ATGCCGAGTGTTTTCAGCCATCGCACCAAGATCGTGGCCACGATCGGTCCCGCGAGTGCCTCCCGCGAGACGATCCAGCGTTTGATCAAAGCGGGGATGAGTGTGGCCCGTTTGAATTTTTCCCACGGGAGTTATGAGGATCACGCCCAGGTAGTGCATCTGCTGCGAGCGATCGCCCAGGAACTCGATACCCCCATTACCCTGCTTCAGGATCTCCAGGGTCCCAAGATTCGGGTCGGTCAACTCCCCAATGGCGCGATTGATCTTGTCACCGGCGAAACCCTCACCCTGGTTCCCCTAGCCGACTTTCAGGGACAGCCCCACACCGCCGCGATCGACTATCCTTACCTGGCAGAGGAAGCGGCACCGGGAATGCAGGTCCTCATCGACGATGGCTTGTTGGCATTGCGGGTTGAAAGTATCCAGGGGCAACAGGTGCAGTGTCGGATTCTCCAGGGGGGCACCCTCAAGAGCCGTAAAGGGGTGAATCTGCCCAGTTTGGATGTGCGGTTGCCCGCCATGACGGAGAAGGATGAACAGGATCTCGAATTTGGCCTCGCGCAAGGGGTCGATATTGTGTCCCTCAGTTTTGTGCGACGGGCCGACGATGTGCGCACCTTGAAGCAATTCCTGCGCGATCGCGGGGCCGCAGATATGCCTGTCTTGGCCAAAATCGAAAAGCCCCAGGCCGTTGCCAACCTGGATGATATTCTGGCGGAATGTGATGCGGTGATGGTAGCACGAGGCGATTTAGGGGTTGAAGTTAGCCCGGAAAAAGTCCCGATGATCCAAAAGCAGATTATTCGGGCCTGCAATGAGCGCAGTATCCCGGTGATTACCGCCACCCAAATGTTGGAGAGCATGATCCACCATCCCCGGCCCACCCGCGCCGAGGCCAGTGATGTCGCCAATGCGATTCTGGATGGCACGGATGCGGTGATGCTGTCAGGGGAATCGGCGGTGGGCGCGTTTCCTGTCCAGTCGGTGGAGATGTTGGCCCGGATTGCCACAGCCGTAGAGCCGGACCTGCGGCCTATTAATCATCCCCCCGCCCAGGATGATGCCACCCATGCCCTCAGCGAAGCCCTGAATACGATCGATGACATCTTGGACCTGCACTGTATTGTCGCTTTTACCAAAAGTGGCTATACGGCTAAAGTTGCCGCTGGCGAACGTCCCCGCGCGCCGGTCGTTGCCCTCACGCCTGATCCCAAGGTTTATCACCGGCTGAATTTAGTTTGGGGGGTCAAGCCCATTTTGATCGATGAGGAAGTCGATAGCTTTGAAGCCCTAGTCACCCAAGCCGAAACCCAACTGTGCCAACGTCAACTTGCCCAAGCGGGCGATCGTATTCTCATCCTGGGCGGCATTCCTACCGGCATCCCCCAGGGAACCAACTTCATCAAATTACACGTGATTAACCACGACCTCTAA
- the purM gene encoding phosphoribosylformylglycinamidine cyclo-ligase — protein MDYRDAGVDVVAGRAFVDRIRSAVTATYRPEVLGNLGGFSGLFQLPGGYREPVLVAGTDGVGTKLKLAQACDRHDTVGIDLVAMCVNDVLTAGAEPLFFLDYLATGHLLPEQLAQVVAGIAQGCRQAGCALIGGETAEMPGFYPAGEYDLAGFCVGIVEKSQILDGSQVQVGDIVIGLASQGVHSNGFSLVRKILGEPLTEALPVCPPILGGPSLGEVLLTPTRIYVQPVLAARRSGLDIHAMAHITGGGLPENLPRCLGVGQALRFTHTWPIPPIFDWIAQTGEVPLAAMFETFNMGVGFAVIVPPQQVEPAIQQFQQQQIDAFAIAEVIPGNGELVGLPGIDQSPSP, from the coding sequence ATGGATTATCGTGATGCGGGTGTGGATGTTGTCGCTGGACGAGCGTTTGTCGATCGCATTCGATCGGCGGTCACGGCCACCTACCGTCCGGAAGTCCTGGGTAATCTGGGCGGCTTTAGTGGTCTGTTCCAACTGCCGGGGGGGTATCGGGAGCCGGTTCTGGTTGCGGGGACTGATGGAGTTGGCACCAAGTTAAAGCTGGCCCAGGCGTGCGATCGCCATGACACGGTGGGGATTGATCTCGTGGCCATGTGCGTTAACGATGTGCTAACCGCAGGGGCTGAACCCTTGTTTTTTCTGGATTACCTGGCTACGGGCCACCTGCTGCCGGAACAGTTGGCCCAGGTGGTTGCCGGCATTGCCCAGGGCTGTCGGCAAGCAGGCTGTGCCTTGATTGGCGGCGAAACGGCGGAAATGCCCGGTTTTTATCCAGCCGGGGAATACGATCTGGCCGGGTTTTGCGTCGGAATTGTGGAAAAATCCCAGATCCTTGATGGCTCCCAGGTGCAGGTGGGGGATATTGTGATTGGCCTGGCTAGTCAGGGCGTACATAGTAATGGATTCAGTCTAGTGCGCAAAATTTTGGGCGAACCCCTGACGGAAGCCTTGCCAGTCTGTCCCCCAATTCTAGGGGGGCCATCCCTAGGGGAGGTGCTGCTCACGCCGACGCGGATTTATGTGCAACCGGTCTTAGCGGCCCGGCGATCGGGTCTCGATATCCACGCAATGGCCCATATTACTGGGGGTGGTCTGCCGGAAAATTTGCCCCGTTGTTTGGGGGTTGGTCAGGCCCTCCGCTTTACCCACACTTGGCCGATCCCCCCGATCTTTGACTGGATTGCCCAGACTGGAGAGGTGCCCCTTGCCGCTATGTTTGAGACATTCAATATGGGGGTTGGGTTTGCCGTGATTGTGCCCCCGCAGCAGGTGGAGCCGGCGATCCAACAGTTTCAACAGCAGCAGATTGACGCCTTCGCGATCGCTGAAGTCATTCCCGGCAACGGCGAATTGGTGGGCCTACCCGGTATCGACCAGTCACCCTCCCCGTAA
- a CDS encoding DUF2079 domain-containing protein, whose protein sequence is MQSWLKCLSIPPLLLGLTAGSAVLLWLASSLRHWLFQSAGWDLGIFDQGLYLLSQGLPPYSTLREIHLLGDHAAWILYPIALLYKLYPSVYWLLAIQALALALGAIPTFALARQADLPAPQALTLALVYLLYPLVFNVNLFDFHPEVLAVPLLLTAVWAARSHRISAGDPRYLALFILCLLLTLGCKEVLGLTVAAMGIWLLVWERQRVCGFWAIAAGTLWFAIATQVIIPAFSGLQPAGVSLYGYLGDSIPAVIANIFLKPQRVLGQLLSLGTLEYLALLLGPVLWGLSIPALVPLLPALPTLALNLLSSEPQQRNLTQHYSLPILPFLILAVITTLQGYHHRTERSWRRRSPLILGWAIAAFLLLAKYGYFGSLYLRSLDTWHASRTAIAQVKTTDPVLTTSNLAPHLTHRRLIRQTQATSPPADLGEFYYGLLNVKQPGWLSTPEFAQALVEQFQADDRFTQVYAEDGVYLFQKISKDNRSLGHDWSIPGG, encoded by the coding sequence ATGCAAAGTTGGCTGAAGTGTTTATCCATACCGCCCTTGCTGCTGGGACTCACTGCGGGCAGTGCGGTGCTGCTGTGGCTGGCGAGTAGTCTGCGGCATTGGCTCTTTCAGTCCGCTGGCTGGGATTTGGGCATCTTCGATCAGGGGTTGTATCTCCTGAGTCAAGGGCTTCCCCCCTACTCCACTCTGCGCGAGATCCATCTTTTGGGGGATCATGCGGCCTGGATTTTGTATCCGATCGCCCTCCTTTATAAGCTTTATCCCAGTGTTTACTGGCTTCTGGCTATCCAGGCGCTAGCCCTAGCCTTAGGGGCCATTCCCACTTTTGCCTTAGCCCGTCAGGCCGACTTGCCCGCCCCACAAGCCCTCACGCTGGCCCTGGTTTATCTGCTCTATCCGCTGGTCTTTAACGTCAATCTGTTCGACTTTCACCCGGAGGTGCTGGCTGTTCCCCTGCTCTTAACGGCGGTTTGGGCGGCTCGTTCGCATCGGATTTCTGCTGGAGACCCCCGCTATTTAGCCCTATTTATCCTTTGCCTCCTGTTGACCTTGGGCTGTAAGGAAGTGTTGGGGTTAACGGTGGCGGCAATGGGGATCTGGTTGCTGGTTTGGGAACGGCAACGGGTCTGTGGCTTTTGGGCGATCGCGGCGGGGACGCTCTGGTTTGCGATCGCGACCCAGGTGATTATTCCGGCATTTAGTGGGCTACAACCGGCTGGAGTCAGTCTCTATGGCTACTTGGGTGATTCTATCCCAGCGGTAATTGCCAATATATTCCTCAAACCTCAGCGGGTCTTAGGACAATTGTTGTCGCTAGGGACACTGGAATATCTGGCATTATTGCTGGGACCTGTCCTTTGGGGCCTCTCAATACCTGCTCTGGTGCCGCTCTTGCCTGCCCTGCCAACACTGGCACTGAATCTGCTGTCGAGTGAACCGCAGCAGCGTAACCTTACCCAGCATTACTCGCTCCCCATCCTGCCGTTTTTAATCCTGGCGGTGATCACAACGTTGCAGGGCTACCATCACCGGACCGAGCGTTCCTGGCGACGGCGATCGCCCCTGATCCTCGGTTGGGCGATCGCGGCGTTTTTGCTGCTGGCCAAATATGGCTATTTCGGTTCTCTTTATCTGCGATCGCTCGATACTTGGCACGCTAGCCGCACAGCGATCGCCCAGGTGAAGACCACCGATCCTGTCCTCACCACATCGAACCTCGCCCCCCACCTTACCCATCGTCGCCTGATTCGCCAAACCCAAGCCACATCACCCCCGGCGGATTTAGGTGAGTTTTACTATGGGTTATTGAACGTGAAACAGCCGGGTTGGCTCAGTACACCGGAGTTTGCGCAAGCGTTGGTGGAACAATTTCAGGCCGACGATCGCTTTACTCAGGTCTATGCCGAAGACGGCGTCTATTTATTTCAAAAGATTTCAAAAGACAACCGTTCCCTAGGACATGACTGGAGCATCCCAGGGGGGTAA